One Chryseobacterium sp. StRB126 genomic region harbors:
- the katG gene encoding catalase/peroxidase HPI codes for MEKDLNDISKCPFHNGTMNKSVAGEGTQNKDWWPDQLRVDLLRQHSSLSDPMDKDFDYAEAFKSLDLEAVKKDLHALMTDSQDWWPADFGHYGPLFIRMAWHSAGTYRVGDGRGGAGAGQQRFAPLNSWPDNVSLDKARRLLWPIKQKYGRNISWADLLVLTGNIALESMGFKTFGFAGGRADVWEPDADVYWGSEKTWLGGDLRYAHGSEGVVEGHSAVLPTDEKADGDIHSRNLENPLAAVQMGLIYVNPEGPDGNPDPIAAAKDIRDTFGRMAMNDEETVALIAGGHTFGKTHGAGPADHVGKEPEAAGIELQGLGWASSYKSGSGRDAISSGLEVTWTETPTQWSNYFFKNLFENEWELTKSPAGAHQWVAKDGAEIIPDAFDANKKHRPTMLTTDLSLRLDPVYEKISRHFYENPDAFADAFANAWFKLTHRDMGPRARYLGPDVPQEELIWQDPIPEVNHELVNDSDVDALKAKVLNSGLSISELASTAWASASTFRGSDKRGGANGARIRLEPQRNWAVNNPAQLQKVLGVLEGIQNEFNAQNGGKKISLADLIVLAGSVAVEAAAKNAGHDVKVPFAPGRMDASQAQTDIESMGYLEPAADGFRNYLKTKFTVSTESLLIDKAQLLTLTAPELTVLVGGMRALDTNFDGSKHGVFTNRPGVLTNDIFVNLLDMGTQWKAMSDDKETYMGTDRKTGQPKWTATRADLVFGSNSELRAIAEVYGSADAQGKFINDFVKAWTKVMNLDRFDLV; via the coding sequence ATGGAAAAAGATTTGAATGACATCAGTAAATGCCCTTTTCACAACGGAACAATGAACAAGAGCGTAGCAGGTGAAGGTACTCAAAACAAAGATTGGTGGCCGGATCAGTTAAGAGTAGATCTTCTGCGCCAGCATTCATCACTGTCTGACCCAATGGATAAAGACTTCGACTACGCAGAAGCATTTAAAAGCCTTGATCTTGAGGCGGTAAAAAAAGACCTTCATGCTTTAATGACAGATTCACAGGACTGGTGGCCGGCAGATTTTGGTCATTATGGTCCTTTATTCATCCGTATGGCTTGGCACAGTGCCGGAACCTATCGTGTAGGCGATGGTAGAGGTGGAGCAGGAGCAGGACAGCAACGTTTTGCACCCCTGAACAGCTGGCCGGATAATGTAAGCCTTGATAAGGCTAGAAGATTGCTATGGCCTATCAAACAGAAATATGGTAGAAATATATCATGGGCAGACCTTTTAGTCCTTACAGGAAATATAGCCCTTGAATCTATGGGATTCAAAACTTTTGGGTTTGCAGGAGGGCGTGCAGATGTATGGGAACCGGATGCAGATGTATACTGGGGATCAGAAAAAACATGGTTAGGTGGCGATCTGCGTTATGCTCATGGTTCTGAAGGAGTAGTAGAAGGTCATTCTGCAGTTCTTCCTACCGATGAAAAAGCAGATGGAGATATCCACTCAAGAAACCTTGAAAACCCATTGGCTGCGGTACAGATGGGATTAATCTATGTAAACCCTGAAGGACCGGACGGAAATCCAGACCCGATTGCAGCTGCTAAAGATATCAGAGATACTTTCGGACGTATGGCGATGAATGATGAGGAAACGGTTGCTTTGATTGCCGGTGGACATACTTTTGGAAAAACCCATGGTGCAGGACCTGCAGATCATGTGGGTAAAGAACCGGAAGCAGCAGGAATTGAATTACAAGGTTTAGGATGGGCAAGCAGCTATAAATCAGGAAGCGGAAGAGATGCCATTTCCAGCGGACTGGAAGTAACCTGGACAGAAACGCCAACACAATGGAGTAATTATTTCTTTAAAAACCTATTTGAAAATGAATGGGAACTTACAAAAAGCCCTGCCGGAGCTCACCAATGGGTAGCGAAGGATGGAGCGGAGATCATTCCTGATGCATTTGATGCCAATAAAAAGCACAGACCTACTATGTTGACAACGGACCTTTCTTTAAGGCTGGATCCTGTTTACGAAAAAATTTCAAGACACTTCTATGAAAATCCTGATGCGTTTGCAGATGCATTTGCAAACGCATGGTTTAAACTAACCCACAGAGATATGGGACCTCGTGCCCGTTATCTGGGACCGGATGTACCACAGGAAGAATTAATCTGGCAGGATCCTATTCCGGAAGTAAACCACGAATTGGTTAATGATTCTGATGTTGATGCTCTTAAAGCTAAAGTTTTGAACTCGGGATTGAGTATTTCTGAACTGGCTTCCACGGCGTGGGCTTCTGCTTCTACTTTCAGAGGAAGTGATAAGAGAGGAGGAGCGAATGGGGCAAGAATAAGACTAGAGCCTCAAAGAAACTGGGCAGTCAATAATCCGGCTCAATTACAAAAAGTGCTGGGAGTATTGGAAGGCATTCAAAATGAATTCAATGCTCAAAATGGAGGTAAGAAAATATCTTTAGCAGATTTAATTGTTTTAGCAGGAAGTGTAGCTGTAGAAGCTGCCGCGAAAAATGCAGGGCACGATGTGAAAGTTCCTTTTGCACCGGGAAGAATGGATGCTTCTCAAGCGCAAACGGATATAGAATCTATGGGATACCTGGAACCTGCTGCTGATGGATTCCGTAATTACCTGAAAACGAAATTCACAGTTTCTACAGAATCATTATTAATTGATAAAGCGCAATTACTAACACTTACTGCTCCGGAATTAACGGTGTTGGTAGGAGGAATGCGGGCTTTGGATACAAACTTTGATGGTTCTAAACATGGTGTATTTACCAACCGTCCTGGAGTTCTTACCAATGATATCTTTGTCAATCTTCTAGATATGGGAACCCAATGGAAAGCAATGTCAGACGATAAAGAAACGTACATGGGAACAGACCGTAAAACTGGTCAGCCAAAATGGACAGCTACCCGTGCTGATCTTGTCTTCGGATCAAACTCTGAGCTGAGAGCGATTGCTGAAGTTTATGGAAGTGCTGACGCACAGGGTAAATTTATCAATGATTTTGTTAAGGCTTGGACGAAGGTGATGAATCTGGATAGATTTGACTTGGTTTAA
- a CDS encoding DUF6443 domain-containing protein, with amino-acid sequence MYKKTYISIGLLWSLHHFGQIVLTAPPAPNTEVADPVSIRMLPGFNFNSANGTFRAYIGGGTSGNGDTYTPIIVDYSSNNIPGTENYIYTRQYLVPTAVSDGSLQQIQNVQFFDGLGRPKQAISIKSTSTGKDLVTHIPYDGFGRQVDSWLPVPMASLNGNIQTGVEISANSYYQANGINDSYPFTHKTLENSPLDRVLSQKNPGSDWQNKPVIFGYETNVQGEVKKYTTVTTWADGATSSELSISGTYGEAQLYKNTITDEDNNKTIEFKNGKGQTLLVRKVISSSENADTYYVYNEYDQLAFVIPPLASTASVVSATMKEDLCYQYRYDSKSRLVEKKLPGKGWEKMVYDKSDRLILTQDANLKSANKWIITKYDKLGRVAYTGFLTGGERAGRQNEIKDLVITEDRNTTGFTRNGITAYYTDNYFIGEIPTILNVNYYDTYPQEAPSVTTVLNQDVLPQAQNSDVSTKSLPTASYTKNIENDSWTKVYTYYDKRGRAIAIHSLNHLGGYTKTESSLKFSGVPEYTLIEHKRTANDPKINIKETFEYDHQERLVRHWNQVNGGAQELLAENLYNDLGQLQTKNVGNTTGSPLQRVKYAYNIRGWMTKLNDPSNLQNKLFAFELRYSNPNNQYSGSARYNGNISQMSWITQNDAVLRNYSYEYDALNRLKEGRFWDAMNLDRGEYHEQLTYDFNGNIKTLLRRGKQLPGYTAPEVMDHLEYHYENGEQSNKLSYLKEIGTGNALSGYPLASGSTGSTITYDANGNMTTQLDKGISSIQYNYLNLPGKITQNSKVTDYLYRADGVKVRKVFGTETTDYLDGFQYTNSILKFFPTAEGYFNVETGKYVYNYTDHLGNTRLSYSKNGLGAEIIEENNYYPFGLKHEGYNTLLGNSTYQYKYQGQELQETGFYSFKWRNYMPDVGRFFNIDPLSEKYSYQSHYNFSENAVVAHRELEGLEKVFFQNVLFKDERFQKAYQAERQTSGGKEFSKALSSQNKINVLYTNFSTKYATGIAPLIDSKKNFSEISKTYKIGVSAKEYDKISENGTKKIQLIGISYGDKSTPAFDVAATINHEEVAHGTEAIKKNEEQSNASGHKSYYGENREASPEDKEVLTDKKYEGTKANTNLKELEQILEKPKK; translated from the coding sequence ATGTATAAAAAAACATATATAAGCATTGGACTGTTATGGAGCCTTCATCATTTTGGGCAAATAGTCTTAACTGCTCCTCCCGCTCCTAATACTGAAGTGGCAGATCCCGTGAGTATACGCATGCTTCCGGGATTCAACTTCAATTCTGCTAATGGAACTTTTCGTGCGTACATCGGCGGAGGAACCTCTGGTAATGGTGATACCTACACTCCTATCATAGTAGATTATTCATCCAATAATATTCCTGGTACCGAAAATTATATTTATACCAGACAGTATTTAGTACCCACTGCAGTTTCAGACGGATCTCTTCAACAAATACAAAATGTTCAGTTTTTTGATGGATTGGGAAGGCCTAAACAGGCAATCAGTATAAAATCTACCTCTACAGGAAAAGATCTGGTAACCCATATTCCTTATGACGGATTTGGAAGACAGGTTGATAGCTGGCTCCCGGTTCCTATGGCCTCATTGAACGGCAATATCCAAACCGGAGTAGAAATCAGTGCTAATAGCTATTATCAGGCTAATGGCATTAATGATTCCTATCCCTTTACTCATAAAACCCTGGAAAACTCTCCGCTTGATAGAGTTTTAAGTCAGAAAAATCCTGGTAGTGACTGGCAGAACAAACCTGTTATTTTTGGGTATGAAACCAATGTACAAGGTGAAGTAAAAAAATATACTACTGTCACTACATGGGCAGACGGAGCAACTTCCTCTGAACTAAGCATATCTGGTACCTATGGAGAAGCACAGTTGTATAAAAACACGATAACAGATGAAGACAATAATAAAACCATAGAATTTAAAAATGGTAAAGGGCAGACTCTGTTGGTAAGAAAAGTCATCAGTTCCTCAGAAAATGCAGATACTTATTACGTCTATAATGAATACGATCAATTGGCATTTGTTATTCCACCTTTAGCTTCTACTGCGTCAGTCGTTTCTGCTACAATGAAAGAAGATCTTTGTTATCAATACAGATATGATAGTAAAAGCAGGCTTGTAGAAAAGAAACTTCCTGGTAAAGGTTGGGAAAAGATGGTATATGATAAATCAGACAGACTGATTCTCACTCAGGATGCGAATCTGAAGTCTGCCAATAAATGGATCATTACCAAGTATGATAAGTTGGGAAGAGTGGCCTATACAGGATTTTTAACAGGCGGTGAAAGAGCAGGTCGTCAGAATGAAATCAAGGATCTGGTAATTACTGAAGATAGAAATACAACAGGATTTACCCGAAATGGTATCACTGCATACTATACAGATAATTACTTTATTGGAGAAATACCAACCATTCTGAATGTTAATTATTATGATACTTATCCTCAGGAAGCACCCTCAGTGACTACGGTTTTAAATCAGGACGTATTACCACAGGCGCAGAATTCGGATGTAAGTACTAAAAGCCTTCCTACGGCCAGCTATACTAAAAATATCGAAAATGATAGCTGGACAAAAGTATACACTTATTATGATAAGAGAGGGCGAGCAATCGCTATCCATTCTTTAAATCATTTGGGCGGATATACCAAGACTGAAAGTTCTCTGAAATTTTCAGGAGTACCGGAATACACCCTTATTGAGCATAAAAGAACAGCCAATGACCCGAAGATCAACATTAAAGAAACCTTTGAATACGATCATCAGGAAAGATTGGTAAGACATTGGAATCAGGTAAATGGTGGAGCTCAGGAACTTCTTGCTGAAAACCTTTATAATGATCTGGGGCAATTGCAGACTAAAAACGTAGGAAATACTACAGGCAGCCCATTGCAGCGTGTCAAATATGCTTACAATATAAGAGGTTGGATGACTAAACTTAATGATCCTTCAAATTTGCAGAATAAACTGTTTGCCTTTGAGCTGCGTTATAGTAACCCCAACAATCAGTATTCAGGTTCTGCAAGGTATAATGGAAACATTTCCCAGATGTCATGGATTACTCAAAACGATGCCGTACTGAGAAATTATTCTTATGAATACGATGCTCTTAACCGACTTAAAGAAGGTCGCTTCTGGGATGCCATGAATCTGGATAGAGGAGAATACCATGAACAGCTTACCTATGATTTTAACGGAAATATTAAAACGCTTTTAAGAAGAGGAAAGCAGCTTCCAGGATATACAGCACCAGAAGTAATGGATCATTTGGAATACCATTATGAGAATGGAGAACAAAGCAATAAGTTGTCTTATCTTAAAGAAATCGGAACAGGAAATGCCCTAAGTGGCTATCCATTAGCGTCAGGAAGTACCGGAAGTACTATTACCTACGATGCAAATGGAAATATGACCACCCAGTTGGATAAAGGAATTTCCTCCATTCAGTATAATTATCTAAATTTACCTGGAAAGATTACCCAAAACTCCAAAGTAACCGATTATCTTTACAGAGCAGATGGAGTGAAGGTAAGAAAGGTTTTCGGAACAGAAACAACCGATTATCTGGATGGCTTTCAGTATACCAATTCAATATTAAAATTCTTCCCAACAGCAGAAGGTTATTTTAATGTTGAAACCGGAAAATATGTTTACAATTATACAGATCACCTTGGAAATACCCGATTGAGCTATTCTAAAAATGGATTAGGAGCAGAAATTATTGAGGAAAATAATTATTATCCATTTGGATTAAAGCATGAGGGGTATAATACTTTATTGGGGAATTCTACCTATCAGTATAAGTACCAAGGACAAGAATTACAAGAGACAGGTTTTTACTCATTTAAGTGGCGGAATTACATGCCTGATGTAGGAAGGTTCTTTAATATAGATCCTCTTTCTGAAAAATATTCTTATCAATCACATTACAATTTCTCGGAAAATGCCGTAGTTGCACATAGAGAATTAGAAGGTCTTGAAAAAGTATTTTTCCAAAATGTTTTATTTAAAGATGAAAGATTTCAAAAAGCTTATCAGGCAGAAAGACAGACTTCTGGCGGAAAAGAATTTTCAAAGGCATTAAGTTCACAAAATAAAATCAACGTTCTCTATACTAATTTTTCTACTAAATATGCCACAGGTATTGCTCCATTAATAGATAGTAAGAAAAATTTCTCTGAAATTTCTAAAACTTATAAGATTGGGGTAAGCGCAAAAGAATATGATAAAATTTCAGAAAATGGAACAAAAAAAATACAGCTTATAGGCATTAGTTATGGAGATAAAAGTACACCTGCTTTCGATGTTGCAGCAACTATAAATCATGAAGAAGTAGCACATGGTACAGAAGCAATTAAAAAGAATGAAGAACAGTCTAATGCTTCAGGACATAAAAGTTATTATGGTGAAAACAGAGAAGCATCTCCAGAGGACAAAGAGGTTTTAACAGATAAAAAATATGAGGGAACAAAAGCAAATACTAATCTAAAAGAATTGGAACAGATTCTTGAGAAACCTAAAAAATAA
- a CDS encoding IS1182 family transposase, with the protein MLSNSKVVFKDYNPKQNFLFPPNLSELIEANHPVRIVSEVIDGLDISNLIRNYKPGGTSVYHPKMLLKVLVYGYLCNIYSSRKLEQALKENVHFMWLSAMNRPDHNTLNRFRSERLKGELKEIFAQIVVYLEKEGLVSLQTIFTDGTKIEANANRYTFVWGKAIKKNKERIESQLEDLWNYTQEIAGEEMKDTSEVTFKSMDKEKIKSAIETIDSTLRKKKICPKVRQKINYAKKNWPDNLEKYEKQQEILRGRNSYSKTDSDASFMRMKEDHMGNGQLKAAYNLQLSTENQFILNYTLHPNPGDTKTLLPHIDNFEHLYRKTPKEIVTDAGYGSEENYIFLQKRKVKAYIKYNYFDKDQKTKTITSSPSNPKLSKLRHKAHKLLNTKRGVKLRKQRCHDVEPVFAQIKHNKGFKRFMLRGQNKVEIEIGLVAIAHNLRKLALAG; encoded by the coding sequence GTGTTAAGTAATTCAAAGGTAGTCTTTAAAGATTACAATCCCAAGCAAAATTTTCTATTTCCTCCGAATTTATCGGAGTTAATAGAAGCTAATCATCCTGTACGAATTGTTTCAGAAGTTATAGACGGTCTGGATATCAGTAATTTAATCCGTAATTATAAACCAGGGGGCACATCGGTGTATCACCCGAAAATGCTTTTGAAAGTATTGGTGTATGGCTATTTGTGTAATATTTATTCTAGCAGAAAGCTGGAACAGGCTCTCAAAGAAAATGTTCATTTTATGTGGCTCAGTGCCATGAATCGTCCTGATCATAATACTTTGAACCGTTTTAGAAGTGAAAGATTAAAAGGAGAACTCAAAGAGATCTTCGCACAAATTGTAGTGTATTTAGAGAAAGAAGGGCTGGTAAGCCTTCAGACTATTTTTACCGATGGTACCAAAATAGAAGCCAATGCCAATCGTTATACATTTGTATGGGGAAAGGCGATCAAAAAGAATAAAGAACGTATAGAGTCCCAGCTTGAAGATTTGTGGAATTACACTCAGGAAATAGCTGGGGAAGAAATGAAAGATACTTCTGAGGTAACCTTTAAGTCTATGGATAAAGAAAAAATAAAATCTGCTATAGAAACGATAGACTCTACTTTGAGAAAGAAGAAAATCTGTCCTAAAGTCCGTCAGAAGATTAATTATGCAAAAAAAAACTGGCCGGATAACCTTGAAAAATATGAGAAACAGCAGGAAATTCTCCGGGGCAGGAACAGCTATTCAAAAACAGATTCTGATGCTTCTTTCATGCGTATGAAAGAGGATCATATGGGTAACGGACAGCTTAAAGCCGCTTACAATCTTCAGCTCAGTACCGAGAATCAGTTTATCCTTAACTATACGCTGCATCCTAATCCTGGGGACACTAAAACACTGCTCCCTCATATTGATAATTTTGAACATCTTTATCGTAAAACTCCCAAGGAGATAGTGACTGATGCAGGATATGGATCAGAAGAGAATTATATTTTTCTTCAAAAGAGAAAAGTCAAAGCCTATATCAAGTATAATTACTTTGATAAAGACCAGAAAACTAAAACCATAACTTCTTCACCTTCTAATCCAAAACTTTCAAAGCTCCGGCATAAGGCTCATAAGCTTCTTAATACCAAACGTGGAGTAAAGCTTAGAAAACAAAGATGCCACGATGTAGAACCTGTTTTTGCTCAGATCAAACATAACAAAGGATTTAAAAGATTTATGCTTAGAGGACAAAATAAAGTCGAAATAGAAATCGGCCTGGTTGCTATTGCTCACAATCTAAGAAAATTAGCGCTTGCAGGGTAA
- a CDS encoding RHS repeat protein, translated as MKKNIISVTILLFSLYNAQSLNIKSPQSYEMERYGNVPVNLNVGGIDLSIPLFEQKFNSIGDFKLSLNYNSAGFIPNKKSNYVGQDWFLNFGGVISRTINGIADDSDVSENTFSSKGFLVGTRLGPKSNLDVYNGAYSTSYWKDHVSINGYQYELRPDKFSFNFMGISGYFYIGNDGIPIAVSEDMNLKIDVSNLANQQNYECAPQDSEIVITDGKGIKYYFGGNHNNLEVSYQMGNSKDPAQFLPNGQGIFSITSWYLRKVEYPNNHLLEIEYLKYKKFDSDWEMPGLGNFCTITQPPQQSSFDFVEEFFDFNKYVNQRNQRFSYNYDTSMGGYHVWGDGSGFSYQAPYFQYTLTKKAFPSKIILDGKQLVGFNYTRFPSNDNNYQSLKLNSVEIKNQDVLIKKIDFSYYRNKDTFFLTAITFPNNTKYTFDYYNKESLPKSTTLGIDFWGFWNGQDENSNYLIPKYSFNADTGDYQVTGTSRNSNSSLVNTGLLKIVNYPTGGNSTFIYEPHTYSKKLERDFSSDFLPYIKSESGAVGGARISKIINFDGVNTVARDFKYIRNYGSGSTESSGVATQILRYMDYIDYKNAGAGRTQVLTETAQNISENSLSSSPINYSEVAELANNVFQKKYYFSDYSTNPDALVEYSNVSGLDDVKPYKLTKNFFIRHNSNDNQRGKLLKTQIFKDGNVIQEEENTYTTLEAHPLLKNSFFSRVQQLLPWVHYQKEYLYPYLLNSATTRDYLNGNIISIKTDYFYEGKEHLNLTKTKTSYPTNENIENDYQYATDVRLGYFPYAQYPGFAFIYNMLSKNATGIPVVTTAYKNGVLKKRELIRYNSAISPSDRLSYSEDKTIPSTPNVPDVNFATLEISYNQYDDKGNLQQYTTKDGLSTVIIWGYNQTQPIAKIEGAKLTDIQQSLIDSIVNASNADALSTPNADETILLSALNAFRNNLAAYQVSTYTYDPLIGVRSITPPSGIRESYLYDSANRLEKVVDANGKVLKEMKYNYKQ; from the coding sequence ATGAAAAAAAATATAATATCAGTCACTATATTACTTTTCTCTTTATATAATGCTCAAAGCTTAAACATTAAGTCCCCACAGAGTTATGAAATGGAAAGATATGGGAATGTTCCTGTTAATTTAAATGTTGGAGGAATTGATTTAAGTATTCCATTATTTGAGCAAAAATTTAACTCCATCGGAGATTTTAAACTGTCATTAAATTATAATTCTGCTGGATTCATACCCAACAAGAAATCAAATTATGTTGGACAGGACTGGTTTTTAAATTTTGGCGGAGTTATTTCGAGAACCATCAATGGAATTGCTGATGACTCAGATGTCTCAGAAAATACATTTTCTTCAAAAGGATTTCTTGTAGGAACCCGATTAGGTCCTAAATCAAATTTGGACGTCTATAATGGTGCTTATAGCACTTCTTATTGGAAAGATCATGTGTCAATAAATGGGTACCAATATGAGCTTAGACCAGATAAGTTCAGCTTCAACTTCATGGGAATTTCAGGATATTTCTATATTGGAAATGATGGAATTCCAATTGCTGTTTCAGAAGATATGAATTTAAAGATAGATGTTTCTAATTTAGCCAATCAACAAAACTATGAGTGCGCTCCGCAAGATTCTGAAATCGTCATAACTGATGGAAAAGGTATCAAATATTATTTTGGAGGTAATCATAACAACCTAGAGGTCTCCTATCAAATGGGAAACTCTAAGGATCCAGCACAATTTCTTCCAAATGGCCAAGGAATATTTTCAATTACTAGCTGGTATTTGAGGAAGGTTGAATATCCCAATAACCATCTATTGGAAATAGAATATCTGAAATATAAGAAATTTGATTCTGATTGGGAAATGCCTGGCCTGGGAAACTTTTGTACTATAACCCAACCTCCTCAACAGTCATCATTTGATTTTGTAGAAGAATTCTTTGACTTTAATAAATATGTCAATCAGCGAAATCAACGTTTTAGCTATAATTATGATACCAGTATGGGAGGGTATCATGTTTGGGGTGATGGAAGTGGCTTCTCTTATCAGGCTCCATACTTTCAATATACACTTACCAAGAAGGCATTTCCATCAAAAATAATATTAGATGGAAAGCAACTTGTGGGTTTTAATTATACACGTTTTCCATCGAATGATAATAATTATCAGTCTCTTAAATTAAATAGTGTAGAAATTAAGAATCAGGATGTTCTTATCAAAAAAATAGATTTTTCTTATTACAGAAATAAAGATACTTTTTTTCTTACCGCCATTACCTTTCCCAATAATACAAAATATACATTTGATTATTACAACAAAGAAAGCTTACCTAAATCAACGACGTTAGGAATTGATTTTTGGGGATTCTGGAATGGACAAGATGAAAATAGTAATTATTTGATTCCAAAATATTCATTTAATGCAGATACAGGGGATTATCAAGTAACAGGTACATCACGAAATTCTAATTCAAGTTTGGTAAATACCGGCTTGTTAAAGATTGTTAATTATCCAACTGGAGGAAATTCAACTTTTATCTATGAACCTCATACTTATTCAAAAAAACTTGAAAGAGATTTTTCTTCAGACTTTTTACCATACATAAAAAGCGAATCTGGAGCAGTTGGAGGAGCTAGAATTAGTAAAATTATAAACTTTGATGGTGTAAATACGGTTGCAAGAGATTTTAAATATATTCGAAATTATGGCTCTGGATCAACCGAATCAAGTGGTGTTGCGACTCAAATCCTGAGATATATGGATTATATTGATTATAAGAATGCGGGGGCTGGAAGAACCCAGGTTTTAACTGAAACAGCACAGAATATCTCAGAGAACTCCCTAAGTTCATCACCAATAAATTATAGTGAAGTTGCTGAATTAGCAAATAATGTATTTCAGAAAAAATATTATTTTAGTGATTATTCAACGAATCCGGATGCACTGGTGGAATATAGTAATGTATCTGGATTAGATGATGTTAAACCATATAAATTGACAAAAAACTTTTTTATTAGACACAATTCCAATGATAATCAACGTGGAAAATTATTGAAGACACAAATCTTCAAAGACGGAAATGTAATACAGGAAGAAGAAAATACCTATACAACATTAGAAGCTCATCCATTATTAAAAAACAGTTTTTTTAGTAGAGTTCAACAATTATTACCTTGGGTACATTATCAAAAAGAATATCTATATCCATATTTATTAAACTCAGCCACAACACGTGACTATCTTAATGGAAATATAATATCTATAAAAACGGATTATTTTTATGAAGGTAAAGAGCATTTAAATTTAACCAAAACAAAGACAAGCTATCCTACAAACGAAAATATTGAAAACGACTATCAATATGCAACAGATGTAAGACTTGGATACTTTCCTTATGCTCAATATCCCGGGTTTGCTTTTATATATAATATGTTGTCTAAAAATGCAACTGGAATTCCTGTAGTCACAACAGCTTATAAAAATGGAGTTCTAAAAAAGAGGGAACTCATTCGCTATAATTCAGCTATATCACCAAGTGATAGGTTATCTTATTCAGAAGATAAGACAATTCCCTCTACTCCAAATGTTCCTGATGTAAACTTTGCAACATTAGAAATATCATATAACCAATATGATGACAAAGGAAATCTTCAGCAGTACACTACCAAAGATGGCCTTTCAACAGTAATCATCTGGGGTTATAACCAAACCCAGCCTATTGCCAAAATAGAAGGCGCGAAATTAACAGATATTCAGCAGTCGTTGATAGATTCGATTGTCAATGCTTCCAATGCTGATGCTTTATCGACTCCTAATGCTGATGAAACCATATTATTATCTGCTTTGAATGCATTCAGAAATAATTTAGCTGCATATCAGGTCTCTACTTATACCTACGATCCTTTAATTGGAGTAAGAAGTATCACACCACCATCCGGAATCAGAGAAAGCTATCTCTACGATTCAGCTAATAGACTAGAAAAAGTAGTCGATGCTAACGGTAAGGTGTTGAAGGAAATGAAATATAACTATAAACAATGA
- a CDS encoding heme-binding domain-containing protein, which translates to MKKVIVIILVAFIIIQFFPIDKTNPRPTPGMDFLKIKNTPEKVTKIIRTSCYDCHSNETKYPWYTNISPVSWYVKNHINEGRKHLNFSTFAVYEPQRQLRKLEECMEMIEKKEMPLESYYVGHQNAKLTDEQRADLVQYFKQAKEDTERRIMFNK; encoded by the coding sequence ATGAAAAAAGTAATAGTTATTATCCTTGTAGCCTTTATTATCATTCAATTTTTTCCTATTGATAAAACCAACCCGCGCCCTACGCCCGGCATGGATTTTTTGAAAATAAAAAATACCCCTGAAAAAGTAACAAAGATCATCAGAACATCTTGCTATGATTGTCATTCCAATGAAACTAAATATCCATGGTATACCAATATTTCACCCGTTTCGTGGTATGTGAAAAATCATATTAATGAAGGCAGAAAGCATCTTAATTTTTCTACCTTTGCAGTATATGAGCCTCAAAGACAACTTCGTAAACTGGAAGAATGTATGGAGATGATAGAGAAAAAAGAAATGCCGCTTGAATCATATTATGTAGGACATCAGAATGCAAAACTGACTGATGAGCAGCGTGCAGATCTTGTTCAATATTTCAAGCAAGCCAAAGAAGATACAGAAAGAAGGATCATGTTTAATAAATAG
- a CDS encoding thiol-disulfide oxidoreductase DCC family protein: MENWENKHIVFFDGDCGVCNFWVQWILERDTKDQFMFASLQSEFGQQFLSERGLETKVFNTLYLWKPKQYYFIKSRAVLQIANILGGIYKLSAIGKIMPAFLSDKAYDLISRNRMKLANQKCFLPDQHQKKKFIQV, from the coding sequence GTGGAAAACTGGGAAAACAAACATATCGTATTTTTTGACGGAGATTGTGGGGTCTGCAATTTCTGGGTTCAATGGATCCTGGAAAGAGATACAAAAGATCAATTCATGTTTGCTTCATTACAATCTGAATTCGGACAGCAGTTTTTATCGGAAAGAGGTTTAGAAACCAAAGTTTTCAATACTTTATACCTTTGGAAACCGAAACAGTATTATTTCATAAAATCAAGAGCAGTATTGCAAATTGCCAATATCTTGGGCGGAATTTATAAACTTTCTGCTATTGGTAAAATTATGCCTGCTTTTCTGAGTGATAAAGCTTATGATCTTATTTCAAGAAACAGAATGAAACTGGCCAACCAAAAATGTTTTCTTCCGGATCAGCATCAGAAAAAAAAGTTTATTCAGGTGTAA